The Oscillatoria acuminata PCC 6304 genomic interval AACAAGATTTCTGCATCCGCCAGCAATCCGCCCACTCCCAAGAGTTCTACCCCCGCTTGATAAAATTCCTGCTGACTGTTGTGGGAGTTGTTTTTGCTGCGCCGAAATACATTGGCATTGTAATAAAGCCGTTGAGGAAAGGTGGTGTCCGTCATCCGGGTGACAGCAGTGCGGGCGATCGAGGCAGTTAGTTCGGGACGGAGGGCCAAGGGGCTATCCTCCTCCCGTTCCTGAAGTTGGATCACCGTTGACTGGGCGATCGCGCCTCCAGCCATCAGGGTATCTAACCGTTCTACCGTTGAGGTGATAATCCGGTGATACCCCCACCCTTCAAATACCGGGCGCAGCCGCTTTTCGATCCAGCGTTTTTGGGTCACGTCAAGGGGCAGTAAATCCCTAGCCCCGGCTGGAGGTTGATGAATCATTTTTTCTTTTTCTCACCCAACAAACTACCGAAGAAAGCCGCTAAGGGAGATTTTTTGTTTTTCTCTTTCGCGGCTTTTTGCATCTGCTTTTGCAGTCCTTTTTGCGCCTCTAAAGCTGATTCTTCTTGGGGATTCAACTTCAAAGCTTGATTGATATGGACTTTAGCCAGGGTGTTCTGATTTTTCTTCAGATACGCTTGGCCGAGCAATCCATGAGCACGACTATTTTTAGGTTGAATTTTCAACCCTTCTTTTAACTCATTGACTGCCCCATCGTAATCTCCCCCAGCGATGAAATTTTCTGCCCGACGGCAATAGTTTTCAATTTTTGAGGGAGCGGATTTTTCAGCATCTGCCGTTGCTTCTGCTGCCGCAGGTTGTTCAGTTTTACTCTCTTCGGCTTTCTTTTTCCCTGAACCTGCTTTGCCCGCTTTTTTATCAGAAGCAGGCTTGCCCACGGTTTCCCCTTGGCTTTCTTTGCGTTGCAAATAAACCAAATTTAGCTCGCTAATTTGTCCAATTGTTTCCAGGGTTTGACTCAGGGTTTCATAGGATTGTTTACCCAATTTGGCGACGGATTCGTGATAGTCCGTTTCCAGATTTTGGGATTTTAATAACTGTTGAGCCGCTTCACTTTTGAGTTTAACTTTGTCCTTTTCTTGCACCAATCGTTTGCCCATCATCCCCAGCAACACCCCATGTTCCGCACGATGGCTTTCATTGGTGAGTTTGCTGTAAGCCGGATTGGCCAATTTTGACAAAATCTGAGTGGCGAGTTTTTTATCCGCCGCACTTTCTACCTTAGAACTGTCTGGATGCAGTCGTCTTGCAATGAGCATATAACGCTTGCGGATTGTATTAAAATCCGCATCCAGTGGCACCCCCAAGATGGCATGGTGGTCCTCGAAATCAAATTGAAATAAGCCTTGCTTGATGTTTAAAGACATAGTAATATGCCCATCCCCTGGCTGTAACCTTATCTTTAGTGTACTTCGCCCTTGTCATTGCAGGGCGATCGCTATCACCATTGAGCATTGATACTCTCGGTGTGCTTT includes:
- a CDS encoding J domain-containing protein, encoding MSLNIKQGLFQFDFEDHHAILGVPLDADFNTIRKRYMLIARRLHPDSSKVESAADKKLATQILSKLANPAYSKLTNESHRAEHGVLLGMMGKRLVQEKDKVKLKSEAAQQLLKSQNLETDYHESVAKLGKQSYETLSQTLETIGQISELNLVYLQRKESQGETVGKPASDKKAGKAGSGKKKAEESKTEQPAAAEATADAEKSAPSKIENYCRRAENFIAGGDYDGAVNELKEGLKIQPKNSRAHGLLGQAYLKKNQNTLAKVHINQALKLNPQEESALEAQKGLQKQMQKAAKEKNKKSPLAAFFGSLLGEKKKK